In the genome of Aspergillus luchuensis IFO 4308 DNA, chromosome 2, nearly complete sequence, one region contains:
- the TVP15 gene encoding TVP15 family protein (COG:U;~EggNog:ENOG410PPSS;~InterPro:IPR013714;~PFAM:PF08507;~TransMembrane:4 (i7-27o33-53i65-86o92-111i)) — MDLSNIFRIVNIAVGVVMVLGGISQFFPPSMSSIIVGIYVILFGLIVGGLEFLPNVPDYVYRYASFLFSFLGRGAFYIFVGCILLHDHVLRYIAGSIIGFIGLGYLALEFIPSIEPPSNMRENDQGWGAEQV; from the exons ATGGATCTTTCTAACATCTT TCGAATTGTTAACATCGCCGTCGGTGTTGTGATGGTTCTCGGTGGTATCTCGCAGTTCTTCCCTCCGTCTATGAgctccatcatcgtcggcatCTACGTGATTCTCTTTGGTCTCA TTGTTGGTGGATTGGAATTCCTGCCCAACGTTCCCGATTACGTTTACCGCTACGcgtccttccttttctctttcctggGACGTGGTGCTT TCTACATCTTCGTTGGATGTATCCTGCTGCACGATCACGTTTTGCGGTACATTGCCGGCTCCATCATCGGATTCATCGGCCTGGGCTACCTTGCCCTGGAGTTCATTCCCTCCATCGAGCCCCCTTCCAACATGCGTGAGAACGACCAGGGTTGGGGCGCCGAGCAGGTCTAA